TTTTGACCCATTGACTTTTCCGCCGCCACGGAGACGGGGGATGCACACATCGACTTGCAATTTCTACGTCTTTGCAACGCAAGATGGACATTTTAGAGCCAGAGATAGACAACAAAGATAAATTTATTAGCTTGCCAAGAGAAATCGAGTAGAAAGCGGTCCAAGCAGTAATAAATCACTCTTTCCCTCAGAACCTACATGGAATTAGTGGCAAAGAAGGGACTACAACAATATTTTTTACAGCTTCAGCATCATCCTTTGAGAACTAAGGTCCCTCCATTTATTCTCTCGCTTTGTGTTTTCTTGATTATTTCAGCTCTATTTTTGATGGGTGGTCATGATTGAGGCTAGGAAGCAATCAAATTTTCTATCTTTTTAATTTCCCGAAGTGGAAGATTGAACTCAACTACCCGGATAGGGGTTAACATGGAGTTTAGACTGTTCTTATTCATGAATATTGTGCTCTTTGATTGATCGATTTTGAAACGATTTCACTTGTAATGCAGGACAATTACAGTCGGGGTGCTGTCAGTCATCAGTGTCCATTGACATTGTAAAACAGAAATCTCTGGCATACAGAAACTTCAATTCAGACggcttcttttcaaatcaattaaAGAATCAATAAATTACAAAGGTTGAGATTCAGTGGCATATTTGCATATTCTGTTCAACGAGATTCCTTTATGGTAGTACGGTGTACTTAGTTGAAAACTGATATTCTGTTCAACGAGATTCCTTTATGTTAGTACGGTATACTTAGTTGAAAACTGATGTGATGTGATGTCAATGAAAGGACACCGCATGAATTAATAAATTCTTAAAGAAATGGACGTAAATTCTTCAGCTATTTAATTTggactaaaaataaaattaacagaaagacagaaaattttttttaataggtgCATGCAAaccttttaaaattcatttaatgcATTTCAACAgtatgaaaaattataattttaatgataattttcTATATTAGTAACATATAAAATAAACGAAAATAATATATTAGACAAACTTTTTAATAGGTGTAAAAAGTACAGTAATACATCAGATAATGGATGTAAAAAGTGcattaaatgaaatatatatttaCATTCTATTTTTAAAAAGGATTCTTTTATTTTAAGctcattttaatataaaaaaaaattatctttatTACTCTCTTTATACTAATCAGAGTGAAGTGATGGAATGATTTTTAAaagattataaaaataattattatgtttagtcaagataaaaataaaattaaaaaaataattattactctttattttttttaaaaactataaataattttaaataaaataatttatcaaaAGCGTCGTATAAAAGTGGACGGAGCTGCTCATTGCTCTTCAAAGTCAAAATCAGGATCCTAAAAAGTAAAAACTCGTGAGATTAGTCAAGGGCACCAAATGCAGCCAAATTGAGGGACACTTATTTAGTCTAATTTTAAAACCAATTGAACTTGAGAAGAGGAATTAGTCTAAATTCCCAATTAAAAATTCTAAGTTTCAACTATCAGACCTTTTCAATCTCTTATTTTTCAGCAACCTCCTCCACCTTATATACATACCGTATCAATTTGATACCTCAAACCCAAAAAGCACTCCCTTCAAGTCTTCAAAGGTTCTCCAAAACCTAACCCATTTTCTCAGTAACCAATTGCATCACCATCCACAAACAATTTCTTCATTGTGATTATATTATAAAATCATAGCAAGAAGGCATGGCAGCCCTTCAAGCTTCAAGTATGCCGCTCTCAGcttcttcatcatcttcttctccaTCATGTTTGTGCAAAGGAACTATTAGAGCCACTGTAAATGAACCCAAATTTTGGATTACCGCTCTCTCTTTCCCCAAGCCCTCCAATAGAGGCTTGATGGAAGAATTAAGCTTTAGGGTGATTTTATAATTCCCTCAACCGCTACTACCCAGATGGAAAAGGAGTCAATTTCTAGGATAAATGTTAATAATTCTGTGAATAATTCTGATCCATTGGTGATTGCCAAGCTTTATTCAATCATGGAGGCTGTGGCAGATGGAGTGGAGATGCACAAAAACATTAGAGAGCAGCGTGATAACTGGAATCACCTTCTTTTAAATTCCATTAATCTTATCACTCTCACTGCTGCTACCATGTGTGGACTTGTTTAACACCCTTATCCTCTCCTGTAGATTTCCTTCCCTTGTTTCCCCAGAACCACGGAGTCTAGCCAATCAAAGCTCTAAGATTCATCAAACTGATACCCGATATTCACCCTAAATTTCTTGCAAAATTGATGAGTTGAGTGGGGTGAGTATAAACTACCCAGTGAGTTGGTTTTTACAATATACATCATGCAacaaaaagaaatataaaagaaataagctAAATGGATAGatgaaaaaaaataagaaattaaaacaaactgaataaattgaataattaaatcaACATGCTATGCAATTCTAAAATCACCAAATAACTCATTATATTCTTCCTAGTCTCCAAGTATTCCTCACATATATAAAAATTATCGATAATTGGTACTTGACATTCAAAGATATGCCAGAGTATCGAAATAGATATAAAAATTATAGCAACGCTGTGTCAAATCTCACAGTGGTGGCTTCACCCTCTCTATGAGCAGCCCTTTCATACTGCACTAAGCTGAACTTCCGGCACCCCTCTAACGGAAGCAAAtatgctaaatataattttatatctcATAGTAATACAAGAGCATATCATGATTGTCAATGCCATAGACCATCAAATTTATAAATTCCAATAACCATCTTCTAGCAAACAAATCATTTCTATCTAAAGTAGCCAAGCAATTCCATCATAAACGCTCACAATCTCATAATTCTTCTtataattctaaaatattaaatcaCATCTGCTGAACTTTGCTACTATCATCTATCTCTCTATACAAGCTTTAATCTCATTATCATTTACcatttatctcaatttcataaCCTCCAACTCTCTTTCTAGACTTGCTAGTATGCATGAAATATTGGAATGGCAATGAGCAACAATAGAATGGAATTAGATTGACTAATAAAGATGAATAAAATAATCAACAATAATATCGAAAGCAAATcacaattttcaattttcaaaggATCAAGAATCAATTAAGAAGCAAATTTATGTCATATATTGTAAATACTACTCACCTGACCTCATGATACCAACTAGCAAATATCACCTTCCATCCACTTAAAACCATAATCAAAAGCTCCTCTTAAAACCATAACaataatcaatcaaaatcaaccatAAACTTCCACTTTTCTAATTAAAAATCCAATAAAATTTAACAGCATTTCCCATTAAATTTAGACTAATCTTCCTGCCTCAAATCTTAATTCCATAAGCCAATAATTATATCAACATACTCAATCATCCAACTTATAGCTccataaaaatattatatcaaaAATATTACTTAATTCCATAAGTtttcaacagctaacatattcttaattcagcCCAATTCCACATACATATATTTAACTCTCTATTCTCAAGTTTCAaataatcatataaaatttaaatactataaaTTCATATAATCTTATATGCCAATATGCTAAAAATCCAACTAAAACCTATATATGTTTTTCAAAAATATTACACAATCACTTAAAAATTCAagaaacaccatagaatatctccaaataattttactttcacatatatttttcttagaatttttctctaacTATTTCTATCCAAGAAACACTGCATTTAAGCACCACTAACtgagaaataagaaaaataatcttacccaaaacttatctgtgtctcaaaaattccaaaaatttccaTCAAGTGTTGACCCTGCAGTTTAGTGGCCACAGCAAAGGCGAAAACAAGCAAAAGGGTTTGGTAGGATGATAGTTGGAAATGGCTGGAATAGAGAATTAGAAGATGAAAAGAGACAGATTGATGGGATTTTAAAGAACAAAGATAAAGCAGAGTAATTAAAATTGGGTGAAAAAGCCTTGAAAGGACGCAAGATCTTGGCCATTTCTGGTCCTTTGTTGACGGGCCTTGGATCTCTAGGAGCTGCTTTCATGGGTACTAATCCATGGGCTGTGATAGTGGGAGTTGCCTCTGGTGCTCTAGCAAGCATCGTGAATACAATGGAGCATGGTGGACAAGTAGGGATGGTGTCTGAGATGTATCGAAGCAACGCCGGTTTTTTTAAGCTTATGGAAGAAACTATTGAATCTAATATAACAGAAAGAAAGGTGGAGGGACGAGAAAATGGACAAGAGCAAGAAATGAAGGTGGCTTTATCGCTAGGAAGGAGCCTATCAGAGCTCAAGCATCTCGCAACATATTATTCAAGAAATGGAGAGGATATTAAAGAGTTTGCAAGCAAACTTTTCTAGTACCCTATTAGATTATCCATAATATTGATGATGTAAAATTTTTGTTATTGTATATAATCTAACATAAATTTTGTCTGTAATTACTCACTGCAATTCTGCACTAAGCACTAATATGTATTGTTCATATTGATAATATCAATAATTTAGCTAATTTATTGTGGATAAAAGGGCTTTTAATCTTCTAAAATGAAAGAAAACCTCTCCCTGCAATGGTACATTATTTCAGAGCAATTGAACAGGCTAATTAACATAATGGCGAAGGCAGTGTGTTTAGAACAACTAAGATTTTTTTTCATGGTTCTGCAAATGGGGGTGCAGCTAAAGGTGGGCATGTGTTTAGTAATGGTTTTCCACATAGTCCAGGATTACCAGAAAAGCTGTCTGCATCAAACCTACCTTGGACATCAGGAATTTGACCGATGAAATTGTTGTTAGAGACATTGAATTGCTGAAGATTGACGAAATCAAATTCTGGTATTTCCCCAGAAAGGTGATTGTCCTGAGCAAGGAAGGATACCAGGCCTGAAATTCTAGACATGGTAGAAATCACACCAGAGAAGTGATTGTTTGATATATCGAGCCTTTCCAAGTTACTCAATTGGGAAAGAGCGTCAGGAATGACACCCACGAATTTGTTCTTTCTTATATACAAGTGAGTTAGGCTTGTGCAATTTCCAATCTCTTCTGGTATAATGCCAACAATGTTGTTTGATATGAGGCTCAAGACTGCAAGAGACTTCACCATGCATAAAGAAGAAGCATCAAGAGTTCCAGTGAAATTGTACTCACCAAGGACTATCCCCTTAACGGTTTGCGACTGCGAGTCACAGGACACACCCACCCATTCATCGTTGCAGGGGTCTGAAGTCAAGTTCCAACCCCAGTTCTGGTTATTTTGACCATTTCCTGGCGAAAGGTTAGCCATGAACTGCGCTAGCGCCTGCTTCACATTTTCTTCTACTGAATTTGACATGGGAAAGATAATTAGAAAGATGACAATGAGGAGCACCTTGGAAGGAATTCGATCCATCTTTGGCTATATAAATTGAATTCTGTGGTATAGCAAGTATAATCTGGTGTCTTTTTTATAGGGTGAGTTTTATTTTTTGGTTGTTGATTGACTGAACTTACTAGGAGAATTTTTGTAATATTGTGGATGTACTTGCCTGAGAGGACTTGACCAAAAATTAATAAGCCAAGGACTCAAACAATAATTTCAAATTAGGAGCCTGCAGCTTGAATTACTACACTAGGCTGTATTTGAGCTTTAGTTGTATCTCAATTTTAAATATATCTTTTTTCTtttacataataaataaaaaataaaatggttAACAATGGAATATCCCACATGTGAAATCCAATCCACAAAGCCTTCCTCACCATGactcttaattattttttattaagaatACATTATATAACCGTAAATAATATATAGGATAGGATTTAATTAACTCTATAGTTACTGGCAAGTTAATATCAGGCTACTGCCCAACCATTTAATTTGATTCATTCGGAGTTATAGAAGAATGAGATACCTTCTGCGATTCATTCTCTGTTTTTTGCAGCTTCCCTTTGGTTGATTCGTTTCCCCTTTAGCTGGTTGTTAGCTATTAGGGGTATTTCTTTTGGACATTTCATGTGTTTCTCTCTTTTGACCAAATCCTCTCTCATTTAACTAATGATTTTCTTCGTGGAATAGTAACAGAAGGACTATATTTATCCTATTTTAAATTAATaggaatattttaattatttttatgaattttaaaaatcaactaataaattttaataatttttattaataaaaatttcccAGGACTCTAACTTTAAAATAATACAAAAACATACTGTACCAcaagtaaaattttttttattcgattctgattgaaatttaaattcgagattttataattttaaaggtCATTTTAATATCACGAAGTTAAAAATCAATGGTGAGAAACAAGTAAGTAGATTTTCATGTTTTTAGTTCAAAAGGTTCTTGATCTGTTGGTTATTTCGCCGCACTTACATCCAAATTGGTGTCTTGGGGTTTTATGCCCGAACTTGGTGCCTTGCTTCATCTCTCAGTTCTATTGCTAATAATCTTTTAGCTCTTCAAACGTTGTCCAACATATTCTTAGGGAAGCAAATAGGCTTTGTTAAGGAATTGGATTCGCCGCCATCCATTAATCACAGGGATAGAGCCACACTTGGGCCAGAAGGCCATTAGCtccctaaaatttttaaaaaatattgggGGTATATTGGTGATTTGATACTTATaagtataaaatattttaaaaaaaataataatttagaaaaaattaaaaacagcTATCTATTAATTGCATGCATATTGTGTCACTCCTTAGTTGTTTACCAAAAAAGTTTAGATTTTTTATTTGAGGTTAGAAAATTCTTGTCACTATAATGATTAGAAATTCATAAAAAACAAGTTTGATTAACAAAGACATATatgtgatgcatacattttgcataatcatttaggtttaatttcatagccattttatttgattattagtcacttttagctaatttcattagttatttagttagtttttcataattgtcaattttggattaatttgtaatttttactttgttttgtaggaaaaatggtatttttgatggactaaaaagaaattttgtcaTTGAGGAGTGATCTATACAGCcaaagatgccaaaaacaagtttcaaagttgaaatatacattggccaaattgcgcataacttgccgcataagccatgcagatctgcataaagagaaaaatcactgttccaatacctgccgaattgtgcataaggagagtgcatggcttatgcagattcacgcccccttatgcaatctcacggaattgtgcataacctatgcgcctggtcatgcagtttcgcataagtgagccagaaaccagtagcgcataagggactgcatgacttatgcagtccacttatgcagtcccacaaagatttcattaatgagctggcagaagattctctcagaaaatccctcctaaaacacaccattttagggctctatgtcagaaatgctataaatagcctcatttcccattttagaaaggagaCAAGGAGGAATAATTAAAAAGGGAGAAGAGAGGaggagcagctgaagagtcacaaacctctcccacaccatttccaatcagatttggagatttctttcttttcttacatttttcctacatttctagtgttgagctttttgtttcttaacttagattaaagctttatttccatataaactcagtatatcttgtaattattatggatagtgagtagttttactttgattctggagtaagggatgtaatattttagttatttttgtggatttgaactgggttagtcccaatttaatgaatttatgaggtttaatccatttcttgtgtgcttattcacatgcttaatgaagggccccattaagttatgttcttaatccttggttgaagcaccgaaaggagaaaaccaagtgatagttaatcaagaaattggacttaattaacttagatctagaaatagactaagagttaagagggttttaatagattgattaaagaacctaatgggtcttggttaattttaactccacgaaagtaggattaagttaattaaggcactctttgtctcactcgaaagagttttcaagggattttagaattaatctcctttaaacccataaatttcatggattgggctaggtaggaaaaatcccaaaatgacttaaatatgaacccttaactccagaatcgtctttcatcaattattgcttggaattttacttttgagagtttagtttaatctcattttattaattttcattattatcaatttctttattttgcgaattattaaattagtcattgtttgaatttagttttgcattttcataccttatgcttcaaattcctaaatttcttttatcaatttgattaaaatacaattttaacatattttatttgacataaaaaattcaatcattaacacaactcctcgtgggaacgatatctttttctatactacttgaacgacccgtgcacttgcggttgggacacatcaagtttttggcgccgttgccggggagttgtttgtttaagattgaattcttgattattttagtgtttatagttttatctttgttatcttttcattttgtgtttgtttgttcttttttaggtactcttaatcttttatgagaagagctagaagcacaagtgacacatccttattatttaatcctgaaattgagaagttttgtagagccaacaagaaagaaaccagaagaagaaaagaagcattgagagcAGCTGAAATTGAACAAGAAATGGCTGAAGAAAGAGTTGGAATCGGTGGTGATAATGCtgaaaatgatcgaaacaatgaaaatgcagctcatggtgaagaagttgtaaatgctaatgtgcctaagggaagtatgatggatcatgcatttcctcattttgatgatttaagagagagtatagcaagaccaagaattgatgcaaatagttataagatggattttggagtactacaaatgattcagaattctcaatttggaggtcatccttcagaaaatcctcatactcatcttaagaagtttgttatgatctgtgacatgcaaaagcaaccaggagtgtctgatgatgcagcaaggctaaaattgtttccattctctttgaaagatagagcattggattggcttgattctttacctcacaactcaattacaaattgggagcagctcactgatgcatttcttgcccaatactttccacctggaaaaactcaagagttgaggaatcaaatgattgcttttagactaagagaagatgagactctttatgagtcatggatgagatggaaggaattggagagacaatgtccacatcatgccattcctaaatggatgataaactagaatttttacacaaatgtcactcctgctatcagaggaatcattgatgctcaaactggaggggaattcatcattaagcatgaagatgaagcttatgagttgttagagaaaatagcaaagaacagtcatctatggagtagtccaagagggtcaactccaactcaaaaaaggcaagttgctggaatgtatgagcttgatccattcaacatgatcaatgccaaatttgatgcactcactaatgtccttgctaagaaaatggaggatttaagcacgctagttagttcatcatcatgctctggaagttctcaacaagttacttatgcagaaggaacaatgagctatggagtagattatccttcatatgcttggaggaatcatcctaatttttcatgggggaatcagcaaaatcaagcttcaactcagaacttttcaccacaacaacaagggcatcaataccaacaaccttggcaaccaccacctagttttcagcaaaagaatgcaaatcctgcacctctaccaaaacagcaagaacaaagttccaccacagaggctttattacaacaaattcttgctaatcaaactaagcatgatgaagagatgagagagatgaaggcaaggctggaacaaatgcaaacacacaataggatgctagaaaatcagattgcacaacaagcatgctcatcaagtaccaattctatggggaaacttcctagtcaaacagaaaatccaagggagcaatgtcatgccatcacactgaggagtggtaaaatagtgcatactgagaagagtgaaaaagttgagaagagagaaaatgagaaagatgtcgagggagatgaaaaacaagagagtgcagaaaaaggtaaagaggaggttgaagagaaagaagagaaatacatacctccagagccttacaagccacagcttccctttccacagagatttcaaaaagccaagcttgataagcaatttggaagttcttagaggttttgaagaagatatatataaatgtgccttttatcgatgctctttcccaaatgccttcttatgctaagtttctgaaagaaattctctcaaacaaaagaagacttgaagattatgagactgtagccttaactgaggaatgcagtgctatcctccaaaggaaacttcctccaaagctcaaagaTCCATGGAGTTTtttaattccatgccacattggggaatcatgttctacaaaagctttatgtgatctaggggctagtgttagccttatgcccctctccatttataagaagctcaatatgggagatcttaagccaacccacatttctcttcaattagctgacagatcaattaagtatcctgaaggaattttggagaatgtgcctttgaaggttgggaaattctatatacctgttgactttgtcatcttggacatggaagaggattctaatatcccaatcattttggggaggcctttcctagctacagctggtgctttaattgacgtgaaaggtgaaaagcttactcttagagtcggagaggatcagttagtcttcaatattggcaatgagaagaagaagcaacatgaagatgtagactcttgtttgaaaattgatatagttgatgagttagcaaaagagcactttagaaagagctatccaaaggcttctcttgaaagttgtcttgtCCATGAAGGGACTATCaataatgaaaatccaaaagaggctgtaTTTGCACAATATTTGAAGAGTAATCCACCTTGTcatatggcaccaatctttcaacttgagcaagtggagaaaagtgaggtcaagcaaccatctctcaaagaaaaagatgcaccaaaggttgtcaagaaagaaatggttggatttttagacaaagcaataAGGATCTtttcatgtgatggaaagaaaatgaagtatagattcattgaagcacctattggaaacagaggcaataaattccaatttcagccaccATGAAGTATGAAAAGGGTCAAGCTAAGGAccataaattagcgctcttgggaggcaccccaagttcttttattttcctttttgttgatttacttttatttacattgcttttgtttttatcttgaatctccccaaattcaatttttgacattgttgaatcttgtcccttgtagatgtatttcaatggaggaaggttggtgaactgctggggagtgatttTTAATCTGAAATTTTGTCCTTTAAACTCTcccaaaattgattgatttttgctgcataacctgtgcaggtttgcctcctggtttatgcagagaaaaaaaaatgaaattttgcaGCAAAGGAGGGGTCTGCAGCAGATGGTTTAtgtttcttggtgaggttggttgtgtaacttttaagtatttgtgcttataatgttaatatggtggtaggtgagtcatttttgcagttttgagcttatttgggttgtgggatttaaggtggaaatgctgcatttttcttggcaaaacttgggGAGTCCATTTTCATTTGtggatagatgcaactttatgcagattttattgagttttaatgtgccaAATGCTAATTTGCAGAATTTGATTGAAATGGCATGATtcacaaatgccttttatgcaggatccacttctacaagcttgtgtgatgcaattttgatggactttgtatatattgatgtgtttttggtgaa
The sequence above is a segment of the Hevea brasiliensis isolate MT/VB/25A 57/8 chromosome 11, ASM3005281v1, whole genome shotgun sequence genome. Coding sequences within it:
- the LOC131170379 gene encoding probable inactive receptor kinase At2g26730, whose protein sequence is MDRIPSKVLLIVIFLIIFPMSNSVEENVKQALAQFMANLSPGNGQNNQNWGWNLTSDPCNDEWVGVSCDSQSQTVKGIVLGEYNFTGTLDASSLCMVKSLAVLSLISNNIVGIIPEEIGNCTSLTHLYIRKNKFVGVIPDALSQLSNLERLDISNNHFSGVISTMSRISGLVSFLAQDNHLSGEIPEFDFVNLQQFNVSNNNFIGQIPDVQGRFDADSFSGNPGLCGKPLLNTCPPLAAPPFAEP